The sequence ACCAGGTTTAGGCTCTTCCCCTTTCGTTCGCCACAACTCAGGGAATAATTTCTTTTCCTCAGGGTACTGAGATGTTTCACTTCCCCTGCTTACCTCCTCCCAGCCTATGTGTTCAGCTGGGGGTGCTCAGGTTTTTCCTGAGCGGGTTGCCCCATTCGGGTATCCCCGGCTTGGCTTGTTTGGCAGCTCACCGAGGCTTATCGTAGCCGTGCTACGCCCTTCTTCGGCCCTTGATGCCAAGGCATCCACCGTGCGCTTTCACCCGCTTGACCTGCTTCAGATTTGATATTAGTCCCGCTATTCGATTGTTAATGTGCAATACACAAAAGAGAACGGCTCGGTGGTTACCCACCAAGCCGCTGCCTGGTCTCAACCACCAATCACTTCCTCTTTATGTGTCCGTCTTTATCATCAATAAAGAACCTCTTCAACCATAGATAATCTATCATATCCATTATCTATTGTCAATACCATTTTCACCAATGCTATTTTCACCCGCGCGTAGAGAAAGAACGCAGGCGTTTTCTCAATTTCTCTCCTCCGCTGTCTGACCGTCAAGATTTATTTTGGCATGGGGGTGTTGTACAATTTTGACAGGGGCACTATAATACCCTTTGCTTAAATAAATAAAGTTGGAAGGTTATGGAATTTCGTAAAATCCTGGTGCCGGTAGTCGGTACGGAAGTAGATGATGAAACAATAAAGCTGGCCTGCCAGCTGGCCAGGAAAAACAAGGGCAAAATCTGGGCGGTCTATGTCATTACCGTAAAACGCACCCTGCCTGTGGATGCCGAGATTGAGCCTGAAATCCGGAAAGCCGAGGAGATACTGGACCACGCTGAGGTTATCGCCGAGGAACAGGACTACAAGCTGGAGACAGACCTTCTTCAAGCCCGTGAGGTAGGGCCGACCATCATTGATGAAGCCGTGGAGCGTGAAGCTGACCTCATCTTGATGGGTGTTGAGTATAAGAAGCATTTCGGGCAGTTCAGTCTGGGTGATGTGGTGCCCTATGTCTTAAAAAATGCGCCCTGCCGTGTTATACTATACCATCAAAAACACCCCGAGTTGAGCGAATGAAGATAGAATGAAGATAGTAATTATGGGTTGCGGGCGTGTCGGCGCGCGGTTAGCGGCATTACTGGCCGCTGAAGAACACGCCGTTACCGTTCTGGATATTAACCCCCGCAGTTTCCGGCGGTTGCCCCCCGAGTTCAAAGGCACCGCACTGGTGGGTAACGGTATTGATGAGGAATCACTTAAAAAAGCGGGTATTGAGCAGGCCGATGCTTTTGTGGCAGTAACCCAGGGGGATAACCGCAATGTTCTGGCGGCCCAGATTGCCAAACATATTTTTAATGTGCCCAGGGTAATATGCCGTATCTATGACCCGTTACGGCAGGAGCTTTACCAGACATTAGGACTGGAAACTATCAGTCCGACCACGGTATTCGCCAATATGCTGAAAGAGAAACTGGAGAGCTAAAGGGAACGATGTACATCATAGTCGTCGGTGGCGGCCGCGTGGGCTATTATTTGACCAGAGCTTTGCTCGAAGAGGGGCATGAGGTGCTGGTGATTGAAAGAGAGACAGCTATCTGTGATGCCTTCACCGACGAAATGGGCAGCATTTGTTTTCTCGGGGATGGGTGTGAGGCTTCTACACTGGCTGAGGTCGGTACTGACCGGGCTGATATGCTCGTCGCGGTGACCGGCGACGACGAGGATAATCTGGTTGCCTGCCAGGTAGCCAAGCACAAGTTTAATGTGCCCCGTACCATTGCCCGTATCAGAAATCCCCGAAATGAAGCCCTTTTTAAGAAGCTGGGTGTTGATGTCACCATCAGCAGCACCAATATCATCCTGGAGAGTATTGAAACAGAGGTGCCCACGCACCCCATAACGCATTTAATGACGATTAGAGACAAAGGACTGGAAATCGTCGAAATAAAGATACCGCCCGAATC is a genomic window of Dehalococcoidales bacterium containing:
- a CDS encoding universal stress protein — protein: MEFRKILVPVVGTEVDDETIKLACQLARKNKGKIWAVYVITVKRTLPVDAEIEPEIRKAEEILDHAEVIAEEQDYKLETDLLQAREVGPTIIDEAVEREADLILMGVEYKKHFGQFSLGDVVPYVLKNAPCRVILYHQKHPELSE
- a CDS encoding TrkA family potassium uptake protein, which codes for MKIVIMGCGRVGARLAALLAAEEHAVTVLDINPRSFRRLPPEFKGTALVGNGIDEESLKKAGIEQADAFVAVTQGDNRNVLAAQIAKHIFNVPRVICRIYDPLRQELYQTLGLETISPTTVFANMLKEKLES
- a CDS encoding TrkA family potassium uptake protein is translated as MYIIVVGGGRVGYYLTRALLEEGHEVLVIERETAICDAFTDEMGSICFLGDGCEASTLAEVGTDRADMLVAVTGDDEDNLVACQVAKHKFNVPRTIARIRNPRNEALFKKLGVDVTISSTNIILESIETEVPTHPITHLMTIRDKGLEIVEIKIPPESATVGKQIKQLSLPEGVVLSLIIRKERKPMVPSGTTILQAEDQVIAVTPPELEGILRSTLRDA